In Nitrosospira briensis C-128, a genomic segment contains:
- the smc gene encoding chromosome segregation protein SMC, producing MRLSRIKLAGFKSFVDPTEIPLPGDLVGVVGPNGCGKSNVIDAVRWVLGESRASALRGESMQDVIFNGSANRKPVGRASVELMFDNNLGRAAGQWSSYAEISIKRILRRDGESTYHINNIHVRRRDVADIFLGTGVGGRGYAIIEQGMISRIIEARPEELRVLLEEAAGISRYRERRRETESRLADTRDNLLRISDICQELEKQLIRLERQAEVARRFNDVKDQLHKAQNLLWYARKQEAAAQRTLAEKELRSLQTSLEMESARLRDAEKRLEEKRAHHYAMGDLLHEYQGELYTANAEVAHTEQQIRHVRENHHRMAQQIEAVKSQLENHKKQVEDAAESLSRWRGEFERARLAREAGKQKAVAENEKLPVADSAFRLCQEKFTETQREVLVVEQAGQLEESNRAHAAKNFQQLELRRVRLTAERNSSPQPEIETLSGLTRQAEASAADLKNKQETLSQTESLLLNAEEVKREFSRKVQMLEQQIVRTEARLGALERLQSRLEGSEGLSAWIARHQLDTLPRLWQHIQIEKGWEDALEAVLRERLNSVRLGQLEMAREWADDPPPGKWALFELARPATQGLQGISGEQQQDARGRESWIPLQSYLACDHAETKPVLDEWLGGIFVAEDVRTGLSQRTSLSSRELLVTREGHIITCHSLTYYAPDSQLHGVLARQREIAQIKVEVDALRVSLADEKAELDMAEEACHALESSVSCLRDDIGDLQQLHHNVQMQALKLTQLADRTSQRHKQIDSELAEIGQQATAESFRKQEAEEKLMRYRVQAEALQQQIQKEKQAREAAEQFLDAQRQRVRIAEKEMQEGAFHEKTCLNKIAEAENSIRYIGENAVELEAHLEKLQAAQSDFDETQLSSLLQERLALREQREERLAVARNALEDAASELREIEQERMTSEQKLHPLREGINQVRLKEQEARIAEDQFGGQLKESGASEQELIHSLGKTRPFALQAEINRMNGEIAALGAVNPGALDELESCQTRKTYLDSQSQDLEEASETLKNAIRQIDRETRERLLETVEKVNGHLEDMFPTMFGGGQAKLILRGEEILDAGIQIFAQPPGKKNSSINLLSGGEKALTALAFVFSLFQLNPAPFCLLDEVDAPLDDSNTERFCNLVRKMSLRTQFIFISHNKITMGIAQQLIGVTMQEKGVSRVVAVEIEEAVRLSSASMAT from the coding sequence TTGCGTCTCTCCCGCATCAAACTAGCCGGGTTCAAATCCTTTGTCGACCCTACCGAGATTCCCCTTCCAGGGGATCTGGTCGGGGTTGTGGGCCCCAATGGCTGCGGAAAATCCAATGTGATCGACGCCGTGCGCTGGGTCTTGGGCGAATCGCGCGCGTCTGCGTTGCGCGGCGAATCCATGCAGGATGTGATTTTTAACGGTTCCGCGAATCGCAAACCGGTGGGAAGAGCCAGCGTAGAGCTGATGTTCGACAACAATCTTGGCAGGGCAGCCGGGCAGTGGTCGAGTTATGCGGAGATTTCCATCAAGCGGATATTGCGTCGCGATGGTGAATCAACCTATCACATCAATAATATCCATGTCCGCCGGCGGGACGTCGCGGATATCTTTCTTGGCACTGGAGTGGGCGGGCGCGGCTACGCCATTATCGAGCAGGGAATGATTTCTCGCATTATCGAAGCAAGGCCGGAGGAGTTGCGCGTACTTCTGGAGGAGGCAGCGGGCATTTCCAGATATCGCGAGCGCCGCCGTGAAACTGAATCGCGCCTGGCCGATACACGCGACAATCTTCTGCGGATAAGCGATATTTGCCAGGAACTGGAAAAGCAGTTAATACGCCTGGAACGACAGGCCGAGGTGGCCCGACGCTTCAATGACGTGAAAGATCAATTGCATAAAGCACAAAACCTTTTATGGTACGCCCGCAAACAGGAAGCCGCCGCGCAACGTACCCTTGCGGAAAAAGAGCTCCGATCGCTGCAGACCTCGCTGGAAATGGAAAGCGCGCGCCTGCGCGATGCAGAAAAACGCCTGGAAGAGAAGCGCGCTCATCATTATGCCATGGGCGACCTCCTGCATGAGTATCAGGGCGAGCTTTATACAGCCAATGCGGAAGTAGCGCATACCGAACAGCAAATCCGACACGTGCGTGAAAACCATCATCGCATGGCGCAACAAATCGAGGCAGTGAAGAGTCAGCTTGAGAACCACAAAAAACAAGTGGAAGATGCGGCTGAAAGTTTGAGCCGCTGGCGTGGGGAATTTGAACGGGCGCGCCTGGCCCGTGAAGCCGGCAAACAAAAAGCTGTGGCAGAGAACGAAAAATTGCCGGTGGCGGACTCCGCTTTTCGCTTATGCCAGGAGAAATTTACCGAAACGCAGCGTGAGGTGTTGGTGGTTGAGCAGGCTGGTCAACTGGAAGAAAGTAATCGGGCCCACGCGGCAAAAAACTTCCAGCAGCTTGAGTTGCGACGAGTACGGCTAACGGCTGAGCGAAATTCCTCGCCCCAACCGGAAATCGAAACACTATCCGGTTTAACCCGGCAAGCGGAGGCCAGCGCGGCTGATCTCAAAAACAAACAGGAAACGCTCTCGCAAACTGAAAGCCTGCTGCTGAATGCCGAGGAAGTGAAACGCGAGTTTTCGCGTAAAGTGCAAATGCTGGAGCAACAGATTGTACGGACTGAAGCGCGGCTTGGTGCCTTGGAGCGCTTGCAGAGCCGTCTCGAAGGCAGCGAGGGACTGAGCGCATGGATCGCCCGGCATCAGCTCGATACACTGCCGCGTTTGTGGCAACACATCCAGATTGAGAAAGGGTGGGAAGATGCGCTTGAAGCGGTGCTGCGCGAGCGCCTGAACAGTGTGCGGCTCGGCCAATTGGAGATGGCGCGTGAGTGGGCGGACGATCCTCCTCCGGGGAAATGGGCGCTGTTCGAGTTAGCCAGGCCAGCGACCCAAGGGTTACAGGGAATATCGGGCGAACAACAGCAAGACGCAAGAGGAAGGGAGAGTTGGATACCGCTGCAATCGTATCTGGCTTGCGATCATGCAGAAACAAAACCTGTTTTGGACGAATGGCTGGGTGGAATATTCGTGGCCGAGGATGTGCGGACTGGTCTTTCGCAACGAACAAGTTTATCTTCGCGCGAATTGCTGGTCACTCGCGAGGGCCATATCATTACATGCCACAGTCTTACCTATTATGCTCCCGATTCGCAGTTACATGGCGTATTGGCCCGGCAACGCGAGATAGCCCAGATCAAAGTCGAAGTGGATGCGCTGAGAGTAAGCCTCGCGGATGAGAAAGCCGAGCTGGATATGGCGGAGGAAGCCTGCCATGCACTCGAATCGTCTGTATCTTGTCTGCGTGATGATATCGGGGATCTCCAGCAACTGCATCACAACGTACAAATGCAGGCGTTGAAGCTCACTCAACTCGCTGACCGTACTAGTCAGCGGCATAAGCAGATTGACAGCGAACTGGCTGAAATCGGGCAGCAGGCAACGGCAGAGTCCTTCCGGAAGCAGGAGGCTGAAGAAAAATTGATGCGGTATCGGGTTCAGGCCGAAGCGCTGCAACAGCAGATACAAAAGGAAAAACAAGCGCGGGAAGCAGCGGAACAGTTTTTGGATGCACAGCGCCAGCGCGTACGGATTGCCGAGAAGGAAATGCAGGAGGGGGCATTTCACGAAAAAACCTGCTTGAATAAAATTGCCGAAGCGGAAAATTCCATTCGGTATATTGGTGAAAATGCCGTTGAGCTTGAAGCTCATCTGGAAAAATTGCAAGCCGCGCAGAGTGATTTTGATGAAACGCAACTGAGCAGCCTGCTTCAGGAACGACTGGCGTTGCGTGAACAGCGTGAAGAGAGATTGGCGGTTGCGCGCAATGCCCTTGAAGATGCGGCCAGCGAACTGCGGGAAATAGAGCAGGAACGCATGACTTCCGAGCAAAAATTGCACCCGCTGCGGGAAGGCATCAACCAGGTGCGCCTCAAGGAACAAGAGGCGCGAATTGCCGAGGATCAGTTTGGCGGGCAATTAAAGGAATCAGGTGCCTCGGAGCAGGAACTGATCCACTCTCTTGGGAAAACACGGCCTTTCGCTTTGCAGGCCGAGATAAACCGGATGAATGGAGAAATCGCTGCCTTGGGGGCAGTCAATCCGGGTGCGCTCGATGAGCTGGAATCTTGCCAGACGCGCAAAACCTATCTGGATTCACAATCACAGGATCTGGAGGAGGCATCGGAGACGCTTAAAAATGCCATCCGGCAAATAGATCGTGAAACCCGCGAACGACTGCTGGAGACGGTCGAAAAGGTCAACGGCCATCTGGAAGACATGTTCCCCACCATGTTCGGTGGCGGGCAGGCGAAGCTGATATTGAGAGGTGAGGAAATTCTCGATGCAGGCATACAAATTTTCGCCCAACCGCCGGGTAAGAAGAACAGTTCTATCAACCTTCTGTCCGGCGGTGAAAAAGCGCTCACTGCGCTGGCGTTTGTGTTCTCGCTGTTTCAGCTCAATCCCGCGCCGTTTTGCCTGTTGGATGAAGTGGATGCCCCTCTGGATGATAGCAACACCGAGCGGTTCTGCAATCTGGTGCGGAAGATGTCGCTTCGGACCCAGTTCATATTTATCAGTCATAATAAGATCACGATGGGCATCGCTCAGCAATTAATTGGCGTCACCATGCAGGAAAAAGGCGTTTCACGGGTGGTTGCGGTAGAAATCGAAGAGGCTGTCAGACTGAGTAGCGCTTCCATGGCGACTTGA
- the queF gene encoding preQ(1) synthase: MPSNPTTDLEVFPNPAPARDYHIHMEIPEFTCLCPKTGQPDFATLILDYIPNVNCVELKSLKLYIWSYRNEKAFHEAVTNRIADDLVAVLEPRYLRLTAKFYVRGGIFTNVIAEHRKPGWQPLPAVELAAFGTQPATRG; encoded by the coding sequence ATGCCCAGCAACCCCACGACCGACTTGGAAGTTTTTCCGAACCCCGCACCGGCGCGGGATTATCATATTCATATGGAAATTCCGGAGTTTACCTGCCTTTGTCCAAAAACCGGACAACCGGATTTTGCCACCCTGATTCTGGATTACATTCCAAACGTAAACTGCGTCGAGCTTAAAAGCCTCAAGCTCTACATCTGGTCTTATCGGAATGAAAAAGCGTTTCACGAGGCGGTAACCAACCGTATTGCCGATGACCTCGTTGCCGTCCTGGAGCCAAGGTATCTACGTCTCACTGCCAAATTTTACGTGCGCGGCGGTATTTTTACCAATGTCATCGCAGAACATCGGAAACCAGGGTGGCAACCACTGCCGGCGGTAGAACTGGCGGCATTCGGGACTCAACCTGCAACACGAGGATAA
- a CDS encoding Agd3-related carbohydrate deacetylase, whose translation MKRSLGITRLLLVSAGILALAAVAPPAFSDNAVKLRILVITTGEVAEDLGFAYIGPVLDEMEVPYDVLNARTQDLTAAMLASSSTGVGCKAEDAGCVGNYNGVILTDADLVPGFTPSEWDILHNYQKNFGVRQAVLSGWPATYTDPQPPHGVYLDYGLAYSSSGNDFDAKWTVPAAYSKEIFEYVNQASPFQITDFAFAANPRSDANRLRDGSIPHVDPILRTRNGEALISIVRYMMPSQATPVREVMISTITNASYLVHSNVLAYEFINWVTQGIFVGSRFVYMAAHMDDLFRHSKLWDPGLKKEHPVMTYRLNSADINNTVRRQQAFRAAHPLAGNFKLDFPFNGAGAVVDPEAAPLAANLTEDLVAAVVANKADFRFINHTFTHADLDKAPIPADAPCDEARFTNVAAIRAEITKNQAVWALLDLPERSQNNRVLISGAHSGLRDRKCTEDPALHPDMFDLQADDIAFDAGGANPLFLEAAASVGVEYLGADASQRAENIEQYIAQYEDGSGTDRLMLPRWPTNIFYNVTNPSQLEDEYNYIYNGRFINAGRNPCEIPEAICSPRNYAEILMVEADMALRHMLTFNMWPHFFHQANLARYDESGNTLEFDWLNAVFVEYEQLFNLPVRNLPYYLIGDGTAESLNVKSAIIHAQWNRTTNQIILSANKAVPNLRVTGLSGGELYGGQFIRAVNVDTNATAHVVDRGLTQ comes from the coding sequence ATGAAGCGGAGCCTGGGCATAACACGCTTGCTGCTGGTTTCGGCGGGAATATTGGCTTTAGCTGCTGTGGCGCCCCCCGCATTTTCTGATAATGCCGTCAAGCTAAGAATACTGGTCATCACGACAGGTGAGGTAGCGGAAGATCTGGGATTCGCCTATATCGGCCCCGTCCTTGACGAAATGGAAGTGCCATATGATGTATTGAATGCCCGGACACAGGATTTAACGGCCGCCATGCTCGCCTCATCTTCGACCGGCGTCGGTTGCAAGGCTGAGGATGCGGGCTGTGTAGGCAACTATAACGGCGTCATCCTTACCGACGCCGATCTGGTTCCAGGCTTCACGCCATCGGAATGGGACATACTACATAATTACCAGAAAAACTTCGGCGTCCGCCAAGCGGTGCTGTCAGGATGGCCAGCCACCTATACGGATCCGCAACCTCCTCATGGAGTCTACCTGGATTATGGCCTTGCCTATTCGTCAAGCGGCAATGACTTCGATGCCAAGTGGACGGTGCCTGCCGCTTATAGCAAGGAGATTTTTGAGTATGTGAACCAGGCGAGTCCGTTTCAAATTACAGACTTTGCCTTCGCGGCCAACCCTCGAAGTGATGCCAACCGCCTGCGGGACGGTTCCATACCGCACGTCGATCCCATTCTGCGAACCCGAAATGGCGAGGCGCTGATATCGATTGTGCGATACATGATGCCTTCCCAGGCAACGCCTGTACGCGAGGTTATGATCTCGACTATCACGAACGCGTCGTACCTTGTCCATTCCAATGTTTTGGCCTACGAGTTCATCAACTGGGTGACACAAGGCATATTCGTGGGCTCACGCTTTGTCTATATGGCTGCCCATATGGACGACTTGTTTCGCCATAGTAAATTATGGGATCCCGGTCTCAAAAAAGAACATCCCGTCATGACCTATCGCTTGAACAGTGCTGACATCAACAATACAGTGCGTAGACAGCAGGCGTTTCGTGCCGCACATCCACTAGCCGGTAATTTCAAGCTGGATTTTCCATTCAACGGTGCGGGCGCGGTTGTCGATCCAGAAGCGGCGCCGCTGGCCGCGAATTTGACGGAAGACCTGGTTGCGGCGGTAGTGGCCAACAAAGCAGATTTTCGTTTTATCAACCATACCTTCACTCACGCGGATTTGGATAAGGCGCCGATTCCAGCGGATGCCCCCTGCGATGAGGCTAGATTTACCAACGTCGCGGCCATCCGCGCGGAAATTACCAAGAACCAGGCGGTTTGGGCGCTTCTGGATCTTCCCGAGAGAAGTCAAAACAACCGAGTGCTGATAAGCGGCGCCCACTCAGGCTTGAGAGACCGCAAATGCACGGAGGATCCTGCTTTGCACCCTGATATGTTTGACCTTCAAGCTGATGACATAGCATTTGATGCGGGTGGCGCCAATCCGCTATTCCTTGAAGCAGCCGCCAGCGTGGGCGTGGAGTATCTCGGTGCCGACGCATCGCAGCGGGCGGAGAACATCGAACAATATATCGCTCAGTACGAAGATGGTAGCGGAACGGATCGACTGATGCTGCCGCGCTGGCCAACCAATATTTTCTATAACGTGACGAATCCATCCCAGTTGGAAGATGAGTACAACTATATTTACAATGGGAGATTTATCAATGCAGGGCGAAATCCATGTGAAATACCCGAAGCTATCTGCTCTCCCCGGAATTATGCTGAAATCCTCATGGTGGAAGCAGATATGGCATTACGACATATGCTGACATTCAATATGTGGCCTCATTTTTTCCATCAGGCGAATTTGGCTAGATACGACGAAAGCGGTAATACACTGGAATTTGACTGGCTCAATGCGGTTTTCGTGGAATATGAGCAACTGTTCAATTTGCCCGTCAGGAATTTACCATATTATCTGATCGGTGACGGTACCGCGGAAAGTCTCAACGTCAAGTCTGCGATTATCCACGCGCAATGGAATCGCACGACCAATCAGATTATCCTGTCTGCAAACAAAGCTGTACCGAACCTTCGTGTCACGGGACTCTCTGGTGGAGAGCTGTACGGCGGCCAATTTATCCGCGCTGTCAACGTAGATACAAACGCAACCGCGCACGTTGTCGACCGCGGGTTGACCCAATGA
- a CDS encoding cell division protein ZipA C-terminal FtsZ-binding domain-containing protein — protein sequence MMNMSELQISLIAIGIIVVMGVVLFNWMQQRRYRQGAEEAFGPKHEDVLLRETLSGEQNERIEPQLDKAFLQEPRMEPRGESTEKPIEETNEGPNEEPAVEESIEESCEEPAEAAETARPRPEPAIGPVRAITAVEQEPAPLEEDNSPDSVDYVIEIHSEKPIMNSSLAEVLQRKFDFSKPVRWLGQRSTEAFWEEITTEANGKGGYTHLRGCLQLADRAGPVSEVSLSEFRDMAENFATHVAAAVNCPNIHKAYARAILLDEFCTQVDVMVGINIISKDNSVFTGAKIRVLAETSGFKLGTEGLFHYRDENNVVLFSLGNYEPSPFLPGSVRTLTTRGITFLLDVPGVANGEAVFGQMMHLAGVFTDNLGGVMVDDNRIPLSDSGIRKIKQQLVAIQSTMLSRNIPAGGETALRLFA from the coding sequence ATGATGAACATGAGCGAATTGCAAATCAGCTTGATAGCCATTGGAATCATCGTGGTTATGGGTGTTGTCCTTTTTAACTGGATGCAGCAACGCCGCTATCGGCAGGGCGCGGAAGAAGCGTTCGGGCCAAAACATGAGGACGTATTGCTGAGAGAAACCCTATCCGGCGAACAAAATGAAAGGATTGAACCGCAGCTCGATAAGGCGTTCTTGCAAGAACCCCGGATGGAGCCCCGGGGGGAATCAACCGAAAAACCGATCGAAGAAACTAACGAAGGGCCAAACGAAGAACCAGCAGTAGAAGAATCAATCGAAGAATCATGCGAAGAACCGGCGGAGGCTGCGGAAACTGCCCGACCCAGGCCGGAACCGGCCATAGGCCCGGTCAGGGCCATAACGGCGGTTGAGCAGGAGCCCGCGCCGCTTGAGGAGGATAACTCCCCGGATAGTGTGGATTATGTGATTGAAATCCATAGCGAAAAACCGATCATGAATTCGAGCCTGGCAGAGGTGTTACAGCGGAAATTCGATTTCAGCAAGCCCGTGCGATGGCTGGGGCAGAGAAGCACGGAAGCATTTTGGGAAGAAATCACAACAGAGGCCAACGGTAAGGGGGGCTATACCCATCTGCGCGGTTGCCTGCAGCTCGCCGATCGAGCCGGTCCGGTAAGCGAAGTCAGTCTGTCCGAATTTCGCGACATGGCGGAAAATTTCGCCACCCATGTGGCGGCGGCGGTAAATTGCCCTAATATACATAAGGCGTATGCGCGAGCAATATTGCTTGACGAATTCTGCACGCAGGTGGATGTCATGGTAGGCATCAACATTATCAGCAAGGATAACAGCGTGTTTACCGGCGCCAAAATTCGCGTCTTGGCAGAAACATCAGGTTTCAAACTGGGAACCGAAGGTCTGTTTCATTACCGTGACGAAAATAATGTGGTTTTATTTTCCCTGGGCAACTATGAGCCTTCCCCTTTTCTCCCCGGCAGCGTCCGCACGCTCACGACGCGTGGTATTACATTTCTTCTTGACGTACCGGGCGTAGCAAACGGCGAAGCCGTTTTTGGGCAAATGATGCATCTCGCCGGTGTTTTCACGGACAATCTCGGAGGGGTCATGGTGGATGATAATCGCATACCCCTGAGCGACAGCGGTATCCGCAAAATCAAGCAGCAATTAGTTGCAATACAGTCCACCATGCTGTCGCGCAATATTCCTGCCGGTGGCGAAACTGCACTGAGGCTGTTTGCGTGA
- the ligA gene encoding NAD-dependent DNA ligase LigA, translated as MSGHPDEVSQVARRIQELRGNIELHNYSYYAQNTPTIPDAEYDKLFRELQELEQRYPQLITPDSPTQRIGAAALTEFPQIVHRIPMLSLGNAFGPAEVEAFDRRVRQTLGVSCVEYAVEPKFDGLAVSLCYENGMFRTGATRGDGYVGEDVTLNLRTVQSIPLALKTGAGIGDTPSFLEVRGEVLMLKADFEKLNRQQRTKNEKEFINPRNAAAGALRQLDPAITANRGLKFFAYGIGAFEGESVPRDKHHHITDYLASLRFPVAQERSTVTGVAALLEYHQEIRMKRERLPYDIDGTVYKVNDLAQQEKLGFVSRAPRFALAHKFPAQEAITELLGIDVQVGRTGAMTPVARLKPVFVGGATVTNATLHNEDEIRRKDVMIGDTVTVRRAGDVIPEVVSVQKESRPPHARPFVMPDHCPVCGSKAVRLPGEALTRCTGGLFCPAQRKQSILHFASRRAMDINGLGDKLVEQLVDNAIIRTPADLYKLGISGLAALERMADKSAGNTISAIEKSKNTTLARFIYSLGIRNVGETTAKDLARYFGSLDRLIAADAESLRLVPNIGPVVAESIADFFGERHNLEVIEQLRASGVQWKEDEGIQAKASSDSTSDMGKAGGKIFVLTGSLPNLTREDARERIEAAGGRVTGSVSAKTDYVVAGADPGSKYDKAIELGITALDEAGLLQLLRDSQG; from the coding sequence GTGAGTGGGCATCCGGATGAAGTCTCTCAAGTAGCGCGCCGCATACAGGAACTGCGCGGCAATATCGAACTGCATAATTACAGCTACTACGCACAGAATACCCCGACTATTCCGGACGCGGAGTACGACAAACTGTTCCGGGAATTGCAGGAACTCGAACAGCGCTATCCACAGCTCATTACGCCTGATTCCCCTACCCAGCGCATAGGCGCTGCCGCGCTCACTGAGTTTCCCCAGATTGTCCATCGCATCCCGATGCTGTCCCTCGGCAATGCATTTGGACCGGCGGAAGTGGAGGCGTTTGATCGGCGCGTGCGCCAGACCTTGGGGGTGAGCTGCGTGGAGTATGCGGTGGAGCCCAAATTCGACGGTCTGGCGGTAAGCCTGTGTTATGAAAACGGTATGTTCAGGACGGGCGCCACCCGGGGCGATGGCTACGTTGGCGAAGATGTCACCCTGAATTTACGCACAGTCCAATCTATTCCTTTGGCGCTTAAAACCGGCGCTGGTATCGGTGACACCCCTTCCTTTCTCGAAGTGCGTGGCGAGGTACTGATGTTGAAGGCTGATTTCGAGAAACTTAATCGGCAACAGCGCACAAAAAATGAAAAGGAGTTCATCAATCCCCGCAATGCCGCAGCAGGTGCTCTACGCCAGCTCGATCCCGCCATTACGGCAAACCGTGGACTGAAGTTCTTCGCATATGGCATCGGCGCTTTTGAAGGCGAAAGCGTGCCTCGTGATAAACATCATCATATAACGGACTACCTTGCGTCGCTGCGTTTTCCGGTTGCGCAAGAACGCAGTACCGTCACCGGTGTGGCGGCATTGCTGGAATATCACCAGGAAATACGGATGAAGCGCGAACGCCTGCCGTACGATATCGATGGCACCGTATATAAGGTCAACGATCTCGCGCAGCAGGAGAAGCTCGGGTTTGTGTCACGTGCCCCCCGGTTTGCCCTTGCTCATAAATTTCCGGCGCAGGAAGCGATAACGGAATTGCTGGGAATCGACGTACAAGTCGGTAGAACCGGCGCCATGACGCCAGTTGCGCGATTGAAACCGGTGTTTGTGGGGGGCGCCACCGTTACCAATGCAACGCTGCACAACGAGGATGAAATCAGGCGTAAAGATGTCATGATCGGGGACACGGTAACAGTGCGGCGGGCGGGCGATGTGATTCCCGAAGTGGTGTCAGTACAGAAGGAGAGCCGGCCGCCGCATGCAAGGCCATTCGTCATGCCTGATCACTGCCCGGTATGTGGCTCGAAAGCGGTGCGCCTGCCTGGTGAGGCGTTAACACGTTGTACGGGTGGACTGTTCTGTCCGGCGCAGCGAAAACAGTCAATTTTGCATTTTGCCTCACGCCGCGCCATGGATATCAACGGTTTGGGCGATAAGCTCGTGGAGCAACTGGTAGACAACGCCATTATCAGAACGCCGGCGGATCTTTATAAACTGGGTATAAGCGGACTTGCCGCCCTGGAGAGAATGGCCGATAAATCCGCAGGCAATACCATAAGCGCCATCGAAAAAAGTAAAAATACCACGCTGGCCCGATTTATTTATTCGTTGGGTATTCGTAATGTGGGCGAGACCACTGCCAAGGATCTGGCCCGGTACTTCGGCAGTCTGGACCGGTTGATCGCAGCGGATGCGGAAAGTTTGCGCCTGGTGCCGAACATTGGTCCCGTAGTCGCTGAGAGCATTGCCGATTTTTTCGGCGAAAGACACAATCTCGAAGTGATCGAGCAATTGCGCGCCAGCGGAGTACAGTGGAAAGAGGATGAGGGCATCCAGGCGAAGGCGAGTTCCGACAGTACCTCGGATATGGGCAAAGCCGGCGGCAAGATTTTCGTGTTGACGGGGAGTCTGCCGAATCTGACACGGGAGGATGCCAGGGAAAGAATAGAAGCCGCTGGGGGAAGAGTAACAGGCAGCGTTTCGGCGAAAACCGATTATGTTGTGGCTGGTGCGGACCCGGGCAGCAAGTATGACAAGGCTATTGAATTGGGAATAACGGCCCTTGACGAGGCAGGATTGCTACAATTATTGCGAGATTCACAGGGTTGA
- a CDS encoding transglycosylase SLT domain-containing protein, which produces MLTAASLAANAEEHAGQSIAELAHDKSNTLPIAESDPVIPIIEASPPARKIAPPLPVDLWQRIRNGFAMAKLDGEKVRSNEDFYVDRPEYIKRIVERGKRYLFHIVEEVERRGMPAEIALLPIIESAFNPKAYSNRSAAGIWQFIPSTGKNYGLKQNWWYDERRDIVTATGAALDYLQNLHRIFGDWELVLASYNWGEGAVGRSLMKNRSSGLPEDFHNIALPPETRNYVPRLIAIRNIILNPAAFGIELESIPNEPYFGQVEATRHIDVKVAAKLAEISVDEFKALNPGHNRPVINIDGPRTLLLPAEKVDVFVENLKIHDRPLVSWQAYEAKKDETIEKISARHGISVGRLKEINDIDTSGAITAGQILLVPRNGSAEGMDISVMSDKPATPKMLEHNFVYAVRKGDSLLGIAKRHDVTVEQIRSWNGGTGRLLQIGQKLTLKHKFVDKTVLPAAKAKLALPEKKRM; this is translated from the coding sequence ATGCTGACAGCCGCGAGTCTCGCAGCAAACGCAGAAGAACATGCTGGTCAGTCGATTGCGGAGCTTGCGCACGACAAATCGAACACGCTTCCCATCGCAGAAAGCGATCCAGTCATTCCCATCATCGAAGCGAGTCCGCCCGCGCGCAAGATAGCGCCTCCTCTCCCCGTTGATTTATGGCAACGCATTCGTAATGGCTTTGCCATGGCTAAACTGGATGGTGAAAAGGTGCGCAGCAACGAAGATTTTTATGTTGATCGTCCTGAATATATAAAGCGCATCGTCGAGCGCGGTAAACGCTACCTCTTCCATATCGTTGAAGAGGTGGAGCGCCGCGGCATGCCTGCCGAGATCGCCCTGCTGCCTATCATCGAAAGTGCGTTCAATCCAAAGGCCTATTCCAATCGAAGTGCCGCCGGCATCTGGCAGTTCATCCCATCCACGGGGAAGAATTATGGCTTGAAACAGAATTGGTGGTATGACGAACGTCGGGACATAGTCACCGCCACCGGCGCCGCACTTGATTATCTGCAAAACCTCCATCGCATCTTCGGCGACTGGGAACTGGTACTGGCTTCATATAATTGGGGTGAAGGTGCGGTGGGACGTTCGCTCATGAAGAACCGCAGCAGCGGCCTTCCGGAGGATTTTCATAATATCGCGCTGCCGCCTGAAACCCGAAACTATGTTCCCAGACTGATCGCAATCAGAAATATTATCTTGAACCCGGCCGCCTTCGGGATTGAGCTTGAATCCATTCCCAACGAGCCTTATTTCGGCCAAGTCGAAGCGACCCGTCATATCGATGTAAAGGTGGCGGCGAAGCTTGCTGAAATTTCCGTGGATGAGTTTAAAGCGCTTAATCCAGGCCATAATCGGCCGGTCATTAATATCGACGGACCGCGTACGCTGCTGCTTCCAGCGGAAAAAGTGGATGTCTTTGTGGAAAATCTGAAAATTCATGACAGACCCTTGGTATCGTGGCAAGCCTACGAGGCAAAAAAAGACGAGACGATAGAAAAAATCTCGGCTCGGCATGGGATCAGCGTCGGGCGACTGAAGGAAATCAACGATATTGATACGAGCGGCGCGATAACGGCAGGACAGATTTTGCTCGTTCCCCGTAATGGGAGCGCCGAAGGTATGGATATTTCGGTTATGAGCGACAAACCCGCCACGCCGAAAATGCTCGAACACAATTTCGTCTACGCTGTCAGAAAAGGCGATTCGCTTTTGGGCATTGCCAAACGCCATGACGTCACGGTAGAGCAAATAAGGTCATGGAACGGGGGTACGGGCCGTCTGCTGCAAATCGGCCAGAAGCTCACGCTCAAGCACAAATTCGTGGATAAGACAGTGCTGCCCGCTGCCAAGGCGAAACTTGCCTTGCCAGAAAAAAAACGCATGTAA